From Epinephelus lanceolatus isolate andai-2023 chromosome 12, ASM4190304v1, whole genome shotgun sequence, the proteins below share one genomic window:
- the ifi30a gene encoding gamma-interferon-inducible lysosomal thiol reductase, whose translation MKALLLLVLTVGLNIQYGGSALLPPSSSSCSHRPSKWCSSLDSALQCGVLKHCLESNFTRSRHTGDQVEVGLYYESLCPGCRMFLTEMLFPTWVLLDEIMSVTLVPYGNAQEKPVGQKYTYECQHGPPECQGNMIETCLLNLTADAGVIIFCMESSTDVLGSAESCVKDYSTDVTWGDVMSCVNGDLGNQLMHQNALKTEALKPPHQYVPWITINGEHTEELQDKAMNSLFTLVCNMYKGPKPPVCGEGQRYFRSYCHKD comes from the exons ATGAAGGCTCTTCTGTTGCTGGTGTTGACTGTTGGGTTAAATATACAGTACGGCGGTAGCGCTCTCctgcctccttcttcttcttcatgctCCCATCGACCATCAAAGTGGTGCTCATCTCTGGACTCAGCTCTCCAGTGCGGG GTTTTGAAGCATTGCCTCGAGTCCAACTTCACCAGGTCCCGTCACACAGGAGATCAAGTGGAAGTGGGGCTTTACTATGAGAGTCTGTGTCCCGGCTGCAGGATGTTCCTAACTGAGATGCTCTTCCCCACCTGGGTCCTGCTTGATGAAATCATGTCTGTTACTCTGGTGCCATACGGGAATGCACAG GAGAAACCCGTTGGACAGAAGTATACTTACGAATGCCAGCATGGACCACCAGAATGTCAGGGCAACATGATTGAG ACTTGTCTATTGAATTTGACTGCTGATGCTGGCGTGATCATCTTCTGTATGGAATCCTCCACTGATGTCCTCGGTTCAGCCGAGAGC TGTGTGAAAGATTACTCCACTGATGTGACCTGGGGCGATGTCATGAGTTGTGTAAACGGGGATTTGGGAAACCAGCTGATGCATCAGAATGCCTTGAAGACCGAAGCCCTGAAACCTCCCCACCAGTATGTGCCCTGGATCACCATTAATGGG GAGCACACAGAGGAACTGCAGGACAAGGCCATGAATTCTCTCTTCACTCTGGTTTGCAACATGTACAAG ggcCCCAAGCCGCCTGTCTGTGGAGAGGGCCAGAGATACTTCAGAAGCTACTGCCACAAAGATTGA